The DNA region GAGCTTGAAAAAAGGGTTTATGCCGATATCCGCGGGGTACTCGTTGCCGAGTTCGTCCCCTATTCCGGAAAAGGGCTTGAGGGTGAGTTTCTCCTCGGTGTCCGTACCACTTCTGAATTCGGACCGATAGTCGCCTTCGGCGTTGGTGGGGTAGAGACCGAGTTTTTGGCGGAGAGGATGAAGCCGGGAGAGGCGGTCTCAGTATCCTCTGCCCTTCTAATGGGGGATATCCCTTCCTTTATAAGGAAGCCCGCCATTTCCCTTAAGCTTTTGGGAGAGACCCGGAGGGGAAAGAAGGTGGTTTCCTCGGAGGAGATGGAGCGGGTCGTTTTCGCCTTCGCTGAGATCGCTCGTTATTACTCCGACTATGAGGAAAGATCCCCCTTCGTCATCACCGAGCTCGAGGTGAACCCATTGGTGGCGAACGAGGGGAGGCTTGTCCCTCTCGATGGTCTTCTCAAGTTCAGAAGGAGAAGAGAAAAGCCCATTCCTCGTCCGACGGATAAGGTGGGGAAACTCCTTATTCCGGAGAGCATCGCCATCATTGGGGTTTCGGGCAAGGAGATGAATATGGGACGGATCATCCTGAGAAATATCATCGGGATGGGTTTTCCCAAGGAACGGCTCTATATATTGAAGAAGGGGGTTTCCGAGATAGATGGCTGTCGGGCATTCCCCGATGTCTCCTCACTGCCGGAGAAGGTGGATACCCTGATCGTTGCCATCTCAGCGGATCAAGTCCCTTCCCTCATCAGGGAGACGGTTGAGGAGGAGAAGGCTGAATCGATCATTATAATCCCTGCCGGTATGGCGGAAAAAAAGGGTGGAGAGAGCCGGGAGGAGGAGATAAAAAAACTCCTCGCTGAGAGGCGTTCCCAGGGGAAGGATGCTCCGGTGATCAATGGAGGGAACTGCCTTGGCATTCACTCCGTCCCCGGGCGGTATGATACCCTGTTCATCCCCGAGAGGAAGTGGGAACGAGTGCCGGTATTTGCGAGGAACATCGCCTACATCAGCCAAAGCGGTGCCTTTATGATCTCCCGGATGACCAAACTGCCCCGGCTCGAGCCCCGGTACGGGATATCGGTGGGAAACCAGGTCGATCTCACCATCTCCGATTATTTGGCTTATCTCAAGGATGATCCGGAGATAGCGGTTTACGGAGTTTATATCGAGGGGTTCAAGGAGGGGGATGGCATCGCCTTTGCCCGGATATCGCGGGAGATACTCGCCGCCGGACGGGATGTGATCGCTTACAAGGCGGGGCGTACCGCTGAGGGAAGGGATGCCACCTCGGGTCATACCGCCTCAATAGCTGGTGATTATTATGTCTTTGAGGCAGTGGCGAGGGATGCAGGAGTACTTGTTGCTCGGGATTTTGCCGAATTTGAGGGATTGACCAAGCTCGCCTCCTACTTCGCCGAGATGGGGAAAAAGATTAAGGGAGATCGAGTGGCAGCGGTTAGCAACGCTGGTTTCGAGTGCGTCGGCTTCGCTGACAACATCCGAGGGGAAGGCTACGAACTCCGCCTCGCCAAGTTTTCGCCGGAGACCGAGAAAAGGATCGCCTCTGCCTTTTCCTTAAGGAAGATAGACGCCATCATCGATATCCACAATCCCCTTGACCTCACCCCAATGGCGACTGACGAAGTGGTGGCGGAATGCATCCGGGCGCTTATCGAGGATGATGGTGTTCACTCCATTATCTTGTCCCTTGTTCCCCTTACCGCTGCCTTAAACACCTTGCCTCCAAGCCCAGAGTACGAGGAGAGTATTGAGCGTGAGGAGAGCGTTGTGAAGCGGGTTATAGCGCTCAATAAAGAGACCGAGAAACCGCTTATCGCCGTTATCGATTGTGGTGGCAGGTACGATCCTATGGTATCCGCCCTCGAGGTGGGGGGGATCCCGGTTTTCAGGACCGCAGATTATGCGATGAGGCTTTTGGGTTATTACACCTTCTATCGACTGGCTTTGGAGCGGATATAGCCCTCATTGATAACCCATATCACCTAAAAAGAGGGGGTTCTTTTCCCCTCTTTTTTTTAAAACGATATTGACAATTTAATAGAAGACTGCTATCATAACACCGATAAAGAGATATGAGTTTTTATGGATATTTCAAAACTTAATAGGCTTTGAGAAGTTATTTTTTTCTCTAAACTTAAGATGGAATCATCGTAAGGAGGTTGATGATGGAGAGTGAAGATTTTCTCGCTGAGATAATGAAAAAGGCGACCGCTAATCCCAAAAGGATAGTCTTTCCCGAAGGGACCGAGGAGCGAGTGCTTACCGCGACCAAAGGGATATTGGAGAAGGGGATAGCGGAAGTCATCCTCCTTGGAGAGGAGGAGGTGATCAAAAAGGGACTTTCTGAGCGGGCTGTTTCTCTGGACAAGGTAACGGTGATAAATCCCGTTACTTCTGACAAACTTAGGCCTTATGCTGATGTTTTTTATGAGCTCCGGAAACATAAAGGGATCACTGAGGAGCAAGCCCTCGAAACGATGAAGAACCCGAACTACTTCGGGACGATGATGGTCTATAAAGGGGAGGCTGATGGGCTTGTCTCCGGTTCCACCCACACCACCGCGGAAACGGTCCGTCCCGCCCTTCAGATCATCAAGACAAAGGAGGGTTCGAGCACTGTATCGAGCTTCTTCTTTATGGTGTTTCCCGAGACAACCTATATCTTTGCCGACTGCGCCATCGTGGAGGACCCAACCCCGGAACAGCTCGCCGAGATCGCCCTTGATGCTGCCCACAATGCCAAGGCGTTCGGGATACCACCGCTGGTGGCGATGCTCTCCTATTCTACCAAGGGCTCGGCGAAAAGCCCGATGACGGAAAAGGTGATTAAGGCGACCGAGATAGCCAGGAAGCGTCTTGCCAGTCTTTATCCTAATGGCACTGATATCAAGATAGACGGTGAGCTTCAGCTCGATGCGGCGATAGTCCCCAAGGTCGCCGAGAAGAAGGCGAAGGGGAGCGAGGTTGCTGGTAGGGCTCGGGTGCTCATCTTCCCCGATCTAAATTCAGGCAACATCGGATATAAGCTTACCCAGAGATTAGGGGGGGCTGAGGCATATGGTCCCATCCTTCAAGGGCTTGCCAAGCCGGTAAACGACCTCTCACGAGGTTGTTCTGCAGAGGATATCATAGGTATAACCGCCATTACAGTAATACAGGCACAGGGTGTGTGATAATTTTATTTAATTAATAACCTTAACCTAATGGGGGGGTAAAAGAAGTGAAGATATTGGTTATAAACTCTGGGTCCTCATCCATAAAATATCAGCTCTTTGAGATTGAGAATGGGGATTATGAGCTTCTTGCTAAGGGGTTAGTAGATAGGATAGGACTTTCCGGATCGGCGGTTTATCATCGTCCAAAGGATAAAAAGGAGACGGTGGTGGAAAAGGACATCCCCAATCACGAGTTGGGGATCAAGTTGATGCTCGACCTCCTTACTCATCCGAGCCATGGAGTGATCAAGGATATGAAGGAGATAGAGGGGATAGGACACCGGGTAGTTCACGGTGGGGAGAAGTTCTATGAATCGGTTCTAATAGACGATGAAGTTGAGAAGACGATCGAGGAGTGCATCGAGTTGGCACCGCTTCACAACCCGCCGAATCTCCTTGGCATAAGGTCCTGTAAACGGCTTCTTCCCGGTGTGCCTCAGGTGGCGGTGTTCGATACCGCCTTCCACCAAACAATGCCCAAAAAGGCGTACCTCTATGGACTTCCCATCGAGCAGTATGAGAGATATCGCATCCGTCGCTACGGTTTCCATGGGACCTCACATAGATATGTCGCCTTCGAGGCAGCGAAGATACTTGGTAAGGACTTAACCGAGCTCAAGATAGTAACCTGTCATTTGGGAAATGGTTGCAGTATCACCGCGGTAAAGAATGGGAAGTCGGTGGATACCTCGATGGGTTTCACCCCGCTTGAGGGGTTGGTGATGGGTACCAGGGCTGGTGATATGGACCCCTATATCCCGCTCTTCATCATCGAGAAGCAGGGGCTCACCCCTCAGGAAGTGAATAACCTGATGAACAAGAAGAGCGGGTTGCTCGGTCTTTCTGGCAACCGGGATATGCGCGATGTGATGGCGGCAGCGGAAAAGGGGGATGAACGGGCGAAGACCGCGCTTGAGATATTTGTATATCGGGTGGCGAAGTACATCGGCGCCTATGCAATGGCGATGGGTGGCCTTGACGCTGTTGTTTTTACTGCGGGAATGGGCGAAAATAGCCCTTACTTGCGGGAAAAGGTGCTCGAATATGGAGGATTCCTTGGGATAAAGGTGGACAAGGAGAAGAATGAGAAGAATGAGCGCATCTTCACCACCCCCGATTCCAAGGTAGTGGGTTTGGTCATTCCCACCAATGAGGAGTTGGTGATCGCCCGGGATACCTATAGTATAATTAGTAAGAAGTAACCTTTCTCCCTGGGGGAGGGAATATGGAGGAGGGACGAGTAAGGGTTCTTCTACTCGAGGACGAACCCGACCACAGCGAGCTTATAAGACTCCACCTAACTGAGGAACAGGAGATAGAGGTGGAGTGTGTCTCCTCTCTCTCCGAGGCAAGAGAGATCTTGAAGGAGAAGGAGGTCGATGTAGTAGTAGCCGATTATGTTCTCGGTGAGGAGCGGGGGACTTTCCTTCTTAGGGAATTTGGCTCAGGGGATCGGAAGATCCCCTTCATTTTTCTCACCGGCAAGGGGGACGAGAGGGTAGCGCAGGAAGCGCTTAAACTGGGAGCTGATGATTATCTCACCAAGGATGAGGTCTTTGCCGATTTCTCCCTTCTTCTCGGGAGTATAAAGCGAGTGGTTTCCTATCGTCAAGCGTTATCCTTCAGAGAGAAGCTTGAGAGCGAGCTTAGATTACATCGCCAGCTTAATGAGGAGATAGTTCGACAATCACCTTTTGGTATCGCTTTGATCGACCGGGAGGGAAACCTAATTTTTGGAAATCCCGCCTTGTTTTCCATAATGGGCTTAAGCCCTGATGAACTGGTAGGACGAAGCATATTCTCGTTGGAGACGATGGAGCTCTTTGGCATCTTGGATGATCTCCGTCAGTCCTTTACTGAGGGGAGACCGTTTGAGGTAAGAGATGCTGCTTTCATCACCCCTATTGCTGACCGGAAGCTTTATCTCAGCTGGGTTGGCACTCCACTCAGGAATGAACGAGGGGAGGTAGATCGAGTTCTCGTCTTTGTAATGGATACAACCAAGCAAAAACAGGCGGAAGAAAGGGCGAGGTTGCTTATCAAGAGGTTGAGGGCGGGAGCTAAGCTCAGTCGTTCCCTTCTTTTTAACCTCGATTTTCCTGAGGCTCTGTTGCTTTTGGGGAAGGAGGTGAGCAAGGTCTTTCCCCACTTGCTCTCCCTCTCTTTTATTGAGGGAGGTACGGGAAGTAGCTGTATAGCTCGATATCTTCCCAAGGAGAAAAAACTGGTTCTTTATGATTCCAATGAGGTTGGTTTAAGAAGTGGGAGGCTTCGGTTTCTTCTCGATTATCAACGACCCTTCTTGGTGAAAAAGATCCTTCCTCAGATTTGGTCAGAACGGGAAAGGAACTTTTTTGGAGATAAAGCCCAATCCCTTGCCTTTCTCCCCCTTGAGGTGGGAGGGCGTTTCTTTGGAGTGTTGCTGGCAAGTTTTGGCGGGGAGATAACCCCGGAAGCGGACTTTGGTTTTTTGAAGGACCTTGCCTTGAACCTCTCCCTCGCCCTCGAACGGACCAGGCTTTATCAGGAGCTTAAGCGTTCTCACGAGCAGGTGGTAATGCTCAACCAGCTGAGTAAGAGGTTGAACTCGGTGTTGGACCCTAAGGAGATAGTGAAGATCGCTGTTTCTGAACTTCCCGGAATATTGGGGATTAGGCTCTGCTCCATCTTCCTCTACGATCCGAGGGCAAAGACCCTCCGCCTCCTTGGACATAATCACCCAGATTTGGGGAAGAATATCGAGATCGTCATCTCGGCAGAAAGGGATTCCCTCATAAGTAAGGTCGCCTCGCAGAAGGAACCCCTTTTGGTTAAGGATGTGGAGAAGGAGCTCGGTATCTCCAATAAGGTTAAGTATAGGTCGAGCTCTTACCTCGGGGTGCCACTGGTATTGGGAGATGAGCTCATCGGGGTGCTCAATTTAAATGATAAGGTGAATGGGGAGGAGTTTTCCGAGGCGGACTTGGGGGTGGTGACTGCGGTAGCAGAGCACCTTGCCGCCGCTTTAGGCAACGCCCTTCGTTATCGGTATACCCTTGATCTCTCCCAGCGGGATGGACTAACCAATCTATATAGCCATCGTTTCTTCCAAGAGGCTTTGGCTCGGGAGATAGCTCGGGTGGAGCGTTATGGGACTAAGCTCACCCTTCTTATGGGGGACCTCGATCACTTTAAGAACATAAACGATCGTTACGGACATCAAGTGGGAGACCTGATCCTGAAGGGGATCGCTCTTATTCTGAAGGGTGATACTCGACTTTCGGACACGGTGGCGAGATATGGGGGCGAGGAGTTCGCCATTATTCTTCCCGATACCAACGGCGATCAGGGTTTCGCTATGGCAGAGAGGATAAGAAAGAGGGTGGAGGAGAAGCTCTTTTCCACCCCAGCGGGAAGGCTTACCATAACCATTAGTTTCGGTGTTGCCGAATATAAGGAGAAGATGAAACCCTCGGAGCTGATCGAGCTTGCCGACCGCGCCCTCTATCGAGCTAAGACCAGTGGCAGGAATCGGGTAGAGCTTGCCTGATGTTTCATCCATCAACTATGGGGTTCGAGCAAGGGTAAAGACGAAAACCTCCTTGGCTCCAGCGGAAAGGAGGGTGCGAGTGCATTCATCGGCGGTCGCCCCGGTGGTGAGGATGTCATCGACGAGGAGGATCTTTTTCCCGCCGAGGGAGATGTTCCCCCTTTTTGCTACGGTGAAAGCCCCTTTCACTACCTTCAATCTCTCCGTTCGGGTAAGAGAGGACTGAGGTGGAGTGGGTTTTACCTTTCTTAGAAGATTTGAGGTAAAGGGCAAACCCGTCCTTTTTGCCATCTCCTTTGCAAGGAGTGCCGACTGGTTGAAACCCCGCTCTCGCTCTCTCTTGGGATGGAGGGGAACGGGAACCACCAGATCAACACTGAGTAATTCGGGATAGGAGGAGAGGGCTTTCCACATAAGCTGGGAAAGGAAGGGAAGAAGCGTTTTCTTTTTCCCAAATTTGAAGCTATGAATCAGCTCTCGTCCCACCCCTTCATAGGCAAAGGCGGATCGCGCCATCTTGAAGTGTCGCTTTCCCGAGAGACATTCAGCACAGAGGTGTTTACTGGGGTAGGAGATGTCATAGGGAAGACCACATAGGGGGCAGAAGGGCGGAGATATAAGTTTCAGTTCGTTGAGACATTGGGGGCAGAGGAATCCTTCGGGGATAAACTTACCACAGCTTAAACAGAAGGCGGGATAGATAAGAGATAAAATTGCCTCTTTCCCCTTGAAGAGGATTTTCCGCAGCCCGTTCATTTATATATCAATCCACCCGGGGCGGATGAACTGGTGCTTCAGGAGGGGTGAGTTCCTTTGGAGAGGCAAGCTCTTTTGGAATGATGAGTTCTATCGTATTCCAACGGAGGCAATTATCACACCGTTCCTGCCACGCCTCATAGGTCTTTCCACAGAGGCGACAACGGTAATAATCATAAAAGAGTTTTGCCCGCTCGATGATGTTCCTAAGCCTTTGGGTTGCCTCCCGGTAATCTCCCCGTTTGAGGTAGAGCTCAGCGAGGAGGAGATCGATATCGAAGGAGTACTCTATTCTGCCGTCGATCTCGTTTGCCTCGGCCATCGCTTCATCTATCATCTCGAGTTTATAATAGAGCTTGGCGAGATAGAACCTCACTGGAATATCGCGCGATGCCTCCTTCAGTGCCTTTTGGTAAAGAGAGATAGCATAAGTGGGGTCCTCCTGGGAGAGGAGATATCCCTCCGCCAGTTTAAGGAGGAGAGGGTTTTCCGTAGCCCGGAAGCCATCGAGTATCATTTCCTCCCCCCCTTTGTTCTCCTGGTAGAGGATCTTGAAGAGCCGGAAATAGGCGGGTATGAACTTAGGGTGGCTCTTGATTATCTTCCGGAGGGAGTTTAAGGCCTCCTTTCTCTTCCCTTCGTCAAGGCGGAGGAGGATGAGTTGATAGTCGAGTCCCAAGAGTACCTCCTCCTCTTTTCTCCTTTCCTCTTCCTCCTCTCGAACCAGTCGAATAATCTCTTCCGTAAGTTCCCGTGCTTCCTCTATCCGGTCCTTTCTGGTAGCGATATCCCTCAATTCTCGATAAGCGGAGATCTGCCATTTTGTCTCTTTCTCTTTAAGGAGCTTTTTAAGAAGAGAGATGGCCTGTTTTTCCTTCCCTGCTCCAATGTAATCTTGGGCGAGGGAGAGGAGGAGTTTCGGATCGCTTGGGTTTATCATCTTGGCGCTTAAATGGAGGTTTACCGCCTCTTCATATTTTCCCCGGAGGCGAAGGATATCACCACCAGCGAGGAGAGCCTGGTAGTTTTTCGGGTCTTCCTCCAGTATCTTTTCGATAGTAGAGAAAGCCTCTTCGGGCTTTCCTTGGGAGAGCTGTTCCATCGCCTTTATATATAGCTCTCTGGTCTTCTCCTCCTTTTCTCTCCGTCTTTTTTCCCTTAAATTGGCGAGGAGAAGGCGGGAGTTCCTGATGAGGAGCCAGATGACCGAGGTAAGGAAGCCAGCTAAGAGGAAGATATAAAGGAAGAGCCAGAATGAGCCGGTGAACTTCCAGAAGTAAAGGTTTAAGGTCAACTGCTCTCTGTTCAGAGCAGCTACAAGGATGAGGAAACTCACCACTACGAATATAAGCAACAGAGAGAAAAAGGTTCTTAAATTCATAAAACTACCCCTCGTTCTAAAAGATCACACCCTCTTTTATTATAACCCCAAAATCACAAAAAATGTTCGGTTTTTATTTAATTAACCCCTTATCCTGAAGTTCTTGGCATTTGATACAATGCCTTGCCCAAGGAACGGCATCAAGCCTTTTTTTGCTTATCCTTTCGCCACATTCCTGGCAGTAACCGTAGGTTCCCTTGGCGATCCGCTCCAGTGCCTCCTTTATAAGCCGGAGGAGGCGGCGATCAGCATCGGAAAGGGCAAAGAGGAACTCCCGTTCATATTCGAGCGCTGCCTGATCTGCCAGATCCCTGATGCCATCGTCAGGAGTTTCCTTAGTGTAATCCCTATTCTTGAGGTAATACTGTAAAAGCTCCCTCTGTTTCTTTTGAAGTTTCTCTTTATAATACTCCAAGGTTTTCTTGGTCAGCCCCATTTTTGACCTCATTCTTCAAGTTTATCCAGTTCGATCCTTGGCGCATCTGCCCAAAGCTTTTCCAGTTCGTAATACTCCCTTGTCTCCGGGAGAAAGATGTTGACGATAAAGTCGATGTAATCGATCAATATCCATTTCCCGTACTCATATCCTTCGATGTGATATGGGGATAGTTCCTTTCTCTCCAACTCCTCCCTAACCGCGTCGGAGATGGTCTGGGTCTGTTTCGTCGATGTCCCGCTACAGATGATGAAATAGTCGGTGAACGAAGCGATCTCCCGCACATCGAGGACGGTCAAGTCAAACCCCTTCTTCTCCCTTATCGCCCTTATCACCTCTTTCACCTGCCAAGCTATCTTCTTCTTGTCTATCGCTTTCTCCTCTCCCATCTTAGCGATAGAGGTTTAACCGTTCAATGTATCTCGCCACCCTTTCCGGAAGAAGGTGGTCAAACCTTTTCCCCGCTGTTATTCTCTCCCTGATCTCGGTAGATGAGATGGGTATCTCAGGCGTCTTTACCAGGAAGATGGAGGCACCTTTTCTTTCTCCCCACTCCTTGATCGCCCTCTCCGCCTCACTGGGATTGGAGGAGGTAAGTTCGACCGTCCTCTCCCTTATCTCTTGAGGAAGGTGGTTGAGCCGAGAAAAGGGAACCCCTGCCCTTAGGTTCACTAAGAAGAGACAGTCTCCGAGGAGCTTTTCATAATCCTTCCAGGTGGTAATTTCGGCAAAGGAGTCGCTTCCGGTTATGAAGAAGATCTTTTCTTCAGGGAAACGGTTCCTAAACTCCTTAATCGTGTCTATGGTATAGGAGGGTTTGCTCCGCTCTATCTCCACGGTCGAGGGGACGAGCCTTTCCTCATCGATGGTAGCGAGTACCACCATTGCATAGCGGTGGATGGCGTGAGTGATCTCACCCGCTGGTTTGTGGGGTGAGATATAGGAGGGGACGATATAGATTAGATCAAGTCCCACCGCCTCAAGGATGCTCTTCGCCGTCTTTAAATGGCCGTAGTGGATGGGATCGAAGGTACCACCAAAGATGCCGATTTTTTGAACCTCTTTTTCCATATCAGCCCCTCTTGACCGAACTGAAGAGAAGTTCCGCCATCCTCTCCACCAGCTGAGGCACCCCCTCTCCAGTAAGGGCGGAGATGAAAATCATTTCGCAACCCGCTTCTTTCAGTTTCGAGGCTATTTTCTCGATCTTTTTTCTCTCCTTTATCAAATCTATCTTGTTTCCCACCAGAAGTTGTACCTTCTTCGGAAGTTCTTTGGAATAGGTGGCAAGTTCCTTGTTTATCGTTTCTACCTTATGGAGAACCTCCTCTGGATCGGCTGAGGAGATGTCAACAAGATGAACGATGAGCCTCGTCCTTTCGATGTGGCGGAGGAACTCATGTCCCAATCCGCTCCCCTTATGCGCTCCCTCGATCAACCCTGGGATATCGGCAACGGTGAATCGGCGATAATCGGGAAGTTCAACTACACCTAAATTTGGATTTAAGGTGGTGAAAGGATAAGAAGCGATCTTGGGATGGGCAGCTGAGATACGGGAAATAAGGGTGCTTTTGCCAGCGTTGGGAAGTCCTACCAGCCCAACATCGGCTATCAGCTTGAGTTCGAGTATTAGCCACCGCTCTTCACCCTCTTCGCCGGGTTCAGCGTAATGCGGTGTTTGATTGGTTGGAGTGGCGAAATGAGCGTTGCCTCTTCCTCCGCGTCCTCCTTTAGCAATCAGAAAGAGCTCCTCCGGCTTGGTGAAATCATGGATCAACTCGCCCTTTTCCCCATCGAGGACCATAGTACCAGGAGGAACGGGTATGATTATGTCCCTTCCTTTCTTTCCACTTCGGTTATTTCCCGAACCTCCGCCGCCATTTCCCGCCTTATATCTCAGCCGTTTAGCAAGATGGGAAAGGTCATCCACCTCTTCCGTACTCTTGAGGTAGACATCCCCCCCTTTTCCTCCATCCCCACCATCCGGTCCTCCTCGAGGGGCGAATTTCTCCCGGTGAAAACTCACACAACCCCTTCCGCCATTTCCCGCCTTGACATATATCTTTACCCGATCGACGAACATTTACACCACTGGTGTTCAGCCACCATTTGGGGATAGAAGATGGGGGATTTATTCGCTCGGGAGGACACTGACGAATTTACCCTTTCGTCCCTTATTCTCGAATTTCACTACTCCGGTAACCAGAGCAAAGAGGGTGTCATCACCACCCCTTCCCACGTTTAGCCCAGGTTTGAACCTGGTGCCCCGCTGACGGACGAGTATGGAGCCAGCGGTAACTACTTGTCCGCCAAACCGCTTCACCCCCAGCCGTTTTGCTTTGCTATCCCGTCCATTACGGGAGCTACCTCCGGCTTTTTTATGAGCCATAAGCTAAGCCTCCTTTTTTTCCTCTTCTTCCTTCTTTTTTCTTCTGGGCTTTGCCGCCTCAGCGGTTATCTTCTCCACCTTGAGAAGAGAATACCACTGACGATGCCCCCGCTTCCGGCGGTAGCCCTTTCTTCTTTTTTTCTTAAATACGATTATCTTCTTATCCTTTGCTTCGGTTAAAACGGTGCAAACCACTTTGGCATTAGGAAGGTAGGGGGTTCCCACCTTTATCCCTTTATCGTCCTTTAAAAGGAGCACCTCCTTGAACTCAACCTTTTCCCCTTTTTCCTTTGCCAGCTTCTCCACCTTTAAAAGATCACCTGGTGAAACCCGATATTGTTTACCCCCGGTGGTTATTACTGCGTACATTACCTTCACTCCTTCCTCATCAGTTTTGAAGTAATCTTAGATATCACAAAAACCAGCACCTGTCAATACCAAATCCTTCCTCTTGTCTTTTCTAAGCGGTACCGGCTAAAATATAAGCCTAAATGGCAAAGGAGGCAAGGAAGATGGAGGAATTATTTATAGATACCTCTTCAGTAGAGAAGAGATTGGTTAACTTCCTCAAGGAGACGGTGAAGGAGGCGGGTTTTTCCCGGGTGGTGATCGGTCTTTCTGGAGGGCTTGATTCCACTACCTCTGCCTACCTTGCAGTGAGAGCGCTGGGAAAGGACGGGGTTGTCGGAGTGATGATGCCCTATAAAACGAGCTCCCCTTCTGGTGTAGCTGATGCGGAGCGGGTGATAAGGAAACTCGGCATCAAAAGCGAGAAGGTCGATATCACCCCAATGATCGACGCCTACTTCGATACCTATGAGCCCCAAGCGGATAAGATCAGACGGGGGAATAAGATGGCGCGGGAGCGGATGGCTATCCTCTTCGATCTATCCAAGAAACATAATGCCCTTGTCCTCGGGACCTCCAACAAGACGGAACTACTGTTGGGCTATGGCACCCTCTACGGTGATACCGCTTGTTCCCTAAACGCAATTGGCGATCTCTATAAGATCCAGGTTCGTCAGCTTGCTCGCCATTTAGAGGTGCCGGAGCGGATCATAGATAAGGTGCCCACCGCTGATCTGTGGCAGGGGCAGACTGACGAGGGAGAGCTCGGTTATTCCTATTCTGAACTCGATCGGTTTTTATTCCATCTGATAGAGAGAGAGGCAGACTTTCCTACCTTGCAAAAGCTCGGCTTTGCCGACGATTTCATCCGAGAGGTGATCGCCAAGGTGCGTGCTTCTCGGTTCAAGGTAAAGGTGCCTAAGATCGCTGTCCTTACCGAACATCCCGTATCTGGAGAGATAAAGCTTCCCAAGATCTAAACGGGTTCTCCTACTCGATTACGATGAACGGTATCCTCGAAGAGAAGAAACTCTTCTTGGCTATCATATCCTCTACTCCGATTATGAGCTGGTAGTCCCCTGGAGGGAAGGCGTAGGCGGGAATGGTTTCTATCACAAATAAGGTCGAGGAATCAGTAGAGGTTACCGCCGAGCTGGGAAGGGATAAAGCGAGTTCACCATCCTTGTAAAAAGAGTAGGAGATCGTCACCGAATTCTTTTTGGTTTTGTCATCGAGCGAAAGCCCGATTAACTGGAAAAAGATGGTCAGGGGAGCATCTCTTTTTAGAATGCCCCCTTTCAAGGGGAAGACCTGATACCCCCCAAGGTTTATTCCGTTTTTATCTTCCGCCGAACCTCTCCTTACCCCTTCTGCAAGGATGACCTTGGACATACGGAGCCC from Acidobacteriota bacterium includes:
- a CDS encoding ComF family protein, encoding MNGLRKILFKGKEAILSLIYPAFCLSCGKFIPEGFLCPQCLNELKLISPPFCPLCGLPYDISYPSKHLCAECLSGKRHFKMARSAFAYEGVGRELIHSFKFGKKKTLLPFLSQLMWKALSSYPELLSVDLVVPVPLHPKRERERGFNQSALLAKEMAKRTGLPFTSNLLRKVKPTPPQSSLTRTERLKVVKGAFTVAKRGNISLGGKKILLVDDILTTGATADECTRTLLSAGAKEVFVFTLARTP
- a CDS encoding DUF1049 domain-containing protein, translating into MNLRTFFSLLLIFVVVSFLILVAALNREQLTLNLYFWKFTGSFWLFLYIFLLAGFLTSVIWLLIRNSRLLLANLREKRRREKEEKTRELYIKAMEQLSQGKPEEAFSTIEKILEEDPKNYQALLAGGDILRLRGKYEEAVNLHLSAKMINPSDPKLLLSLAQDYIGAGKEKQAISLLKKLLKEKETKWQISAYRELRDIATRKDRIEEARELTEEIIRLVREEEEERRKEEEVLLGLDYQLILLRLDEGKRKEALNSLRKIIKSHPKFIPAYFRLFKILYQENKGGEEMILDGFRATENPLLLKLAEGYLLSQEDPTYAISLYQKALKEASRDIPVRFYLAKLYYKLEMIDEAMAEANEIDGRIEYSFDIDLLLAELYLKRGDYREATQRLRNIIERAKLFYDYYRCRLCGKTYEAWQERCDNCLRWNTIELIIPKELASPKELTPPEAPVHPPRVD
- a CDS encoding TraR/DksA family transcriptional regulator; this translates as MGLTKKTLEYYKEKLQKKQRELLQYYLKNRDYTKETPDDGIRDLADQAALEYEREFLFALSDADRRLLRLIKEALERIAKGTYGYCQECGERISKKRLDAVPWARHCIKCQELQDKGLIK
- the rsfS gene encoding ribosome silencing factor translates to MGEEKAIDKKKIAWQVKEVIRAIREKKGFDLTVLDVREIASFTDYFIICSGTSTKQTQTISDAVREELERKELSPYHIEGYEYGKWILIDYIDFIVNIFLPETREYYELEKLWADAPRIELDKLEE
- the nadD gene encoding nicotinate-nucleotide adenylyltransferase codes for the protein MEKEVQKIGIFGGTFDPIHYGHLKTAKSILEAVGLDLIYIVPSYISPHKPAGEITHAIHRYAMVVLATIDEERLVPSTVEIERSKPSYTIDTIKEFRNRFPEEKIFFITGSDSFAEITTWKDYEKLLGDCLFLVNLRAGVPFSRLNHLPQEIRERTVELTSSNPSEAERAIKEWGERKGASIFLVKTPEIPISSTEIRERITAGKRFDHLLPERVARYIERLNLYR
- the obgE gene encoding GTPase ObgE, translated to MFVDRVKIYVKAGNGGRGCVSFHREKFAPRGGPDGGDGGKGGDVYLKSTEEVDDLSHLAKRLRYKAGNGGGGSGNNRSGKKGRDIIIPVPPGTMVLDGEKGELIHDFTKPEELFLIAKGGRGGRGNAHFATPTNQTPHYAEPGEEGEERWLILELKLIADVGLVGLPNAGKSTLISRISAAHPKIASYPFTTLNPNLGVVELPDYRRFTVADIPGLIEGAHKGSGLGHEFLRHIERTRLIVHLVDISSADPEEVLHKVETINKELATYSKELPKKVQLLVGNKIDLIKERKKIEKIASKLKEAGCEMIFISALTGEGVPQLVERMAELLFSSVKRG
- the rpmA gene encoding 50S ribosomal protein L27 → MAHKKAGGSSRNGRDSKAKRLGVKRFGGQVVTAGSILVRQRGTRFKPGLNVGRGGDDTLFALVTGVVKFENKGRKGKFVSVLPSE
- the rplU gene encoding 50S ribosomal protein L21; translated protein: MYAVITTGGKQYRVSPGDLLKVEKLAKEKGEKVEFKEVLLLKDDKGIKVGTPYLPNAKVVCTVLTEAKDKKIIVFKKKRRKGYRRKRGHRQWYSLLKVEKITAEAAKPRRKKKEEEEKKEA
- a CDS encoding NAD+ synthase, giving the protein MEELFIDTSSVEKRLVNFLKETVKEAGFSRVVIGLSGGLDSTTSAYLAVRALGKDGVVGVMMPYKTSSPSGVADAERVIRKLGIKSEKVDITPMIDAYFDTYEPQADKIRRGNKMARERMAILFDLSKKHNALVLGTSNKTELLLGYGTLYGDTACSLNAIGDLYKIQVRQLARHLEVPERIIDKVPTADLWQGQTDEGELGYSYSELDRFLFHLIEREADFPTLQKLGFADDFIREVIAKVRASRFKVKVPKIAVLTEHPVSGEIKLPKI